From Acidimicrobiales bacterium, one genomic window encodes:
- a CDS encoding Trm112 family protein: MTLDSRLLEILACPVDKGPLFYFADENALYNPRLKKRYRVHEGDIPVMLPDEADDVDDAEHARLIAKAEADGVAPTFEA; this comes from the coding sequence ATGACCCTCGACTCCCGCCTCCTCGAGATCCTTGCCTGCCCGGTCGACAAGGGTCCGCTGTTCTACTTCGCCGACGAGAACGCCCTCTACAACCCGCGGCTGAAGAAGCGCTACCGCGTCCACGAGGGCGACATCCCGGTCATGCTCCCCGACGAGGCCGACGACGTCGACGACGCCGAGCACGCCCGACTCATCGCCAAGGCAGAGGCCGACGGAGTGGCGCCGACCTTCGAGGCGTAA
- a CDS encoding SIS domain-containing protein — protein sequence MSAEELLDALRHLPDQVRDAAVAAADVDDLPSRDGIANVAILGVGGGRVAADVIEAICEIRGSVPIVATGARCPGWVDDSTLAIALSPSGDDATVAGVRRAREAGARVVAVTSGGPLREACTEWGVPIVPVDPEAGPAAGLGVSIVPVLVLLERLGLAHGMSPAISGVATQLEARHAALDHDLAPIEALASVLPGRVAIVTGAGAMGKHASRRWVQEIDRVGGVAAVRRRLPTGPVDVATGVRLSEATKRGAVVIVLRHDFEPEGLDGGVELLNDAFDEIHTFVAEGDGPLAQLLDLVLLADAVAAALVRRTGG from the coding sequence ATGTCCGCCGAAGAACTGCTCGATGCACTTCGTCACCTGCCCGATCAGGTGCGCGACGCCGCCGTCGCGGCCGCCGACGTCGATGATCTGCCCAGCCGCGACGGCATTGCCAACGTCGCGATCCTGGGGGTCGGAGGTGGTCGTGTCGCCGCCGACGTGATCGAGGCGATCTGCGAGATCAGGGGATCGGTCCCCATCGTTGCGACCGGTGCCCGCTGTCCGGGCTGGGTCGACGACTCGACGCTCGCCATCGCGCTGTCGCCCTCCGGCGACGATGCGACGGTCGCCGGTGTCCGTCGGGCCAGGGAGGCGGGTGCGCGGGTCGTCGCCGTCACCTCGGGTGGTCCGCTGCGCGAGGCGTGCACCGAGTGGGGCGTGCCGATCGTTCCGGTCGATCCCGAGGCCGGGCCTGCGGCGGGTCTCGGCGTGTCGATCGTGCCGGTGCTGGTTCTCCTCGAGCGTCTGGGGCTCGCCCACGGCATGAGTCCGGCCATCTCGGGTGTCGCCACCCAACTCGAGGCCCGCCACGCCGCGCTCGATCACGACCTCGCGCCGATCGAGGCGCTCGCGTCGGTGCTCCCCGGCCGGGTCGCGATCGTCACCGGCGCCGGTGCGATGGGAAAGCATGCGTCTCGCCGTTGGGTGCAGGAGATCGATCGGGTCGGTGGCGTGGCCGCGGTCCGCCGTCGACTCCCGACCGGACCGGTCGACGTGGCGACCGGCGTGCGCCTGTCGGAGGCGACGAAACGCGGTGCGGTGGTCATCGTCCTGCGCCACGACTTCGAGCCCGAGGGGCTCGACGGCGGGGTCGAACTCCTGAACGACGCTTTCGACGAGATCCACACGTTCGTGGCCGAGGGTGACGGCCCGCTCGCCCAACTCCTCGATCTGGTTCTTCTGGCCGACGCGGTGGCGGCGGCACTGGTGCGCCGCACCGGCGGGTAG